atgtcctcgtcgataGTCTGTTTACCGTAATTGATCGTGGACCACAACGCCACTTTTCTCGCATTCCAcagctcaaacttctcctcgtcgctctcaGCAAACCGGAACGACTTGCGGTTGTGCTGCTTGCAGATCTGCTCCACGGCGCGGGTCACGTGCTGCGTCGATTCCTTGGAGTCGCCGCCCAGCTTGAGCATCAGCGTCGGCAATTCGTCGTACTTGGAGCTGGTCTCCCCCGAGAAGTTGACGTAGTGCATCAtgttctcgtccagcagtTCGATCGCGTTTGCCGGGATTGCCCGTTGCACCATCTCTGCCACAGTGTTGGCGGCATCCACCAAACTAGGGAATGCAACCACCAAAACATTTTCGTAACGGGGTTTCACGTGCAATTTTAATGTGGCTTCAGTCACGATACCCAAAGTTCCCTCGCTGCCGATGAAAAGGCCGGTCAAGTTGTAGCCCGCAGACGACTTCTTTGGCCGCTTCTTGGTCTTGACAATCGTCCCGTCTGCAAGAACAACAGTCACGCCAACAACGTTCTCTTTCATGGTGCCGTATCTGGCCGCATTAGTACCTGAACACGACGTTCCGATCATACCACCTATACACGCTCCCGGGCCCGGATCAGGCCCAAACATCAGGTTGTAGTCCTGCAGATAGTCTCTGAGGTCCTCCCAGCCAACGGCCGGCTGCACCACGACGTCCAGATCGTCCTTGTGCAGTTCTAAAATTTTGTTCATCTTTCCCAGATCGATGCAGATGCCCTTCCTAGTAGGAATAAACTGGCCCTCCAGCGACGTTCCGCCCGAAAATGGAACCACGGGCACCTTGTGCTTGTGGCACACCTTCAATATAGCAGACACCTCCTCGGTGTTTTCCGGATACACGACGGCCACGGGTCTTTGATCCGGCTCCGCGTGGtgggtggaaaaaaaagtgTCACTGTGGTCGTCCAGAGTGGTCTTTGTTCTGCTCACTTTGGACGGTCCCAGCACATCTGTTAGCTCCTTGAGGGCGTCCTCTGCATCCCCGTAGGCTGGAGCAAGCATATCCCGGAGCTTGCTCGTCGAAGACTGCGGAAACATAAATTCCGGCACATTGCCCCCAACTTTCACAGAAACGTACGCGGCCCCGAGGATAGATCCGAGCAGAAACAAGCCGCCCGACCTGAGGAAGCTGGACCTGTCTTTCTTGGGCCCAGGAATGGGGCTGGGCGTCTGGGACGAGGAATTGAACCGTTTGAAGGTTTTCGTAACAGCCCGCAGACGCTGTGGACCTCTCTGTCGGAATAAATTCATattgatatttttttcaggcAACTATGGCTTTTATATATAGCAGCGGGATTAATTCAGGACGGGTGCACGTAGCTGCAGATACAGGTTGCATTATATTAATTATGTAACTACATaaagtcgtcgtcgccgaGATCGTCATCAGGCAGGAAGTCGTCATAGTTGTCCTTCTTGAACGAGGACCCGATGTTGACCTGGCCcttggctttcttcttgcccGCACCTCCCGTCGAGGTGCCTCCCGTCTTGGCGAGCCGCGCCTGTCTTTCCTCCTTCACTTTCTGTGTGATCATGGCGTTGAGCGTGCTCACCACCTTTCTGGTGTTCTCGACACTCATTGGCCCACACAGGTCTCTGATAAGGTCGATCGCCAGAGACGTGGAGTAATGCAGCTGAGACTTCTTGGCCAGGTCGGTGAGGGCCGGAGAAATTGCCTTTCTGAGTCTCTCGAAATCCTGCTTGGTCTCGACCTCAAATAATGGATGCGCACTGATGGGAGTATTCTTGTCCAACTTCGGGGTAGAAGCCTTGGAGGCCTGTTCGGCAGCAAGCGCCTTGGCGCGCGGATGCTCGTTGGCAACGCCTAGACCGCCAAAAAGGTCTGCAGCGTTGTTCAAATCAGAGTTCAGCTCTGCTTCCTTCAacatctccttctttgTCTTCTCGTCAACCAGGTCAATATCAAGCAGTTTCTTGTCtgcggtcttcttcttgccagCCTTTACCGGCTTCGCAGCCTTCGGAGCAGCCTTTGGAGCAGGCTTTTtctcctgcttggccttctCATCGTCTGAGTCCATGTCCCAGGAGTCTAAGACgggctcgtcgtcctcgagcTGGTCTTCCCACGATTCTGAAACTTGGGCGTTGGAAGCGGTGGGATATTCAAAGTCTTCGTCGTCTAGCTGTTAGTCTCGAAACCTCCATTGGCACTTACCCCAAGACATGTCTGTTAATTAGTACGGAAaattctttttttcgtcaATCCAGGAATATATCggtctgcgtcgatcgtcgccCGCCTAGTGGCAAAAAAAGTATTCCAAATACACTTGAACATTTATTTATACACAGTGTCTCTAATGGTAAGTGATTGCGCTGAACTATGTGCTCTAACACTCAGTCCAATCCGCTAAGATTAATACCTGGCGAAGCGCACAGTTCTCGCGTCAGCGTGACCGCCTTTGGCGAGCCTGCGCCCTCCGCCCCAGGACTCCACGATACCTTGAGATCAGGCGAGGGACCTCTTTCTGtctcgtccaaaatcaacaacaGACACCCATTGGAGAGCAGAGTGCAGAATTGGGACGCTACGCAGAGAGAACACCAGCTCGAAGCCTACAGACGTATatttggagcagcagacCCAATAAAGAGAGAGATGGAGCTGAAGCTCGTGCAGGACACTGATTTCAGGCCAGCCGTGCTTGGCGGGTCTTCGAACCTCCACAGAGACATCCTGCTGAACAAAGAGACCAGCATTGACTGGGAGGATATTTATTCAGGTAAGTTTGAGCAGATTACGTGTACTAACATCTCCGCAGCCTCAGACAGACCTCCAATGGACTTCCATACCGAGATGGAAAAGAGGTTTGGTATTTGATTAGTGGTCAGGTACCGCGAGTCTTGCCCCCGTCGTGTGCTTGCAAGGCTCgattgaaaaaattcgTCACGGAAAATTTTTTCGACCACCTATGGAGACGGTATCTTATAGAGACGTCAAATACACCCATTACGAGTAACTAGAGAATCAAGATGTCGCATTCGATGTATGGAAATTGGTGAGTGAAGAGCTTTTGCAGTAGTCGTGGACGATCCACTAACATGTAGGAACAACCCAAACGCATATTCCAAGGAAAACACAGAACATGTTTACAACATTAATGGTCTGTCAAATTCCAATATTTTGGCTCCTTCCCCAGGCCAGGATGCATTTTCACCGTTGGCCTACAACCTGCTGTCGGGAGATCAATCCCAGTCGCGGCCAAATGCCCCAATTGAGCACCAGATGGCCGCTCTGACTGTCGACGACAGCCATTTGAAAACGCAGGATTTTCTGCACCCCTTCGTCGGCCAGCAGCAATCTCCCACAGCGGCTCTCAATGCTTTGAAAGCGCAGTTCCAGCTCCCCAAGGTGGATCCTTCTAATATCAAATGGTACTACTTGGACGCATCCAATAATGAGCAGGGTCCGTTTGATTCGTCCTTGATGCAGCAATGGTATTCTCTTCGATACTTCGACTACGGCCTGAAAATCCGCCGTGAAGAACAGCAGACGTATATGACTCTTGCAGAATTTATTCAGTCCATAGGAGAGTATCTTGTGCCGTTTTCCGTTCCCTTGGCTCCAGTGGTCAACCAGCCTGCTACGGCTCCGGTTTTCTCTTCGTTCCAGGAGAGAAATCACTGGACAGCTCCCAACGAGCAGAGTCAGTCGGCGTCAGTGACCCAATCGCTGCCAGAGCCTGCCAAGACAGAGGAAGCTGCAGTGCCGAAGGTGGACGCCAGCGACATTGAGAGAATTGTGCGCAAGGCGTCCAGTCTGTCTGTGTCAACAAAACAGGAGACTCGGGAACCAGAGCCGATTGCGGCTCCTGTGGCCGTTCCTGCGGCTGCCCCAGTAGAGCTAGCAGAGCCAGCTCCCAAGTCTGAGGGATTGCCTGCGCCAGAAAAGGcgccagaaaaagctgcagaGCCCGTCAAGTCCAAGCCACAGTCTCCAACCACGTGGGCCCCATGGGCTTCCAAGAGCCCTGTGAAGCCAACCAAGACCTTGGCCGAGATCCAGTCAGAAGAGGCTGAGAGACGCAAAAGGGAGCAAAAGGAGGCGGAGGCTGCCAAGTCTTTGGCTGCCACGCTGGCTCCAAAGCAGGAGACTCCAAAGCCGGCCGTGGCCCTTCCTTCTGCTGCCACTTGGGCCAGTGCTGGAACTGTTTCGCAGGCTATCCCTACAATGACACTAGAAGAGATCCAGCGAGAAGAAGCTGCCAAGTTGCATGCTGCCAActctgctgccaaacagaAACCTGCCGCGGCGTCGTTTGCGGAGGTgacggccagcagcggTTGGACCACGGTGAGCAGCAAGAAGACTGCGAAGCCGGCTGTTCCAGCGCCAACAAAGACCAACAAGCCGTCTGCGGTGATTTCGCCGAATGTTCTTAGGTCAGTTTCTGCGCCAGCCGCCACACCGGCCAAAAAACCCGTTGTTGGTAGCACGGTTgcttctccaaagccgCAGCCAGTGACAAATAGCAGCTCGCCAGCAAGAGACTTTTTGGTGTGGTGTCGGACGCAGCTGAGCCATTTGCACAAGGGTATCGACAAGGAGGATATTTTGTCGATCATAATCCAGTTCCCGACGGGAAGCGAGTCACAGGAAATTATTGCTGACACCATCTACTCCAACTCTGCCACCATGGACGGCAGGAGGTTTGCGAGCGAGTTTATGAAACGCAAGGCGGAGGTCGAGAAGCTCGTTAAGGCACAGGGAATACATTTCAGCTGGGGCGAGGCTCTGAATGCCAGTGCCCGCGGCCAGGAAGACGATTTCGACATGGCATTTACCAAAGTggtgagcaaaaaaaacagaagaaaaaactAGTACAGGTCATAGCATGTGAGTAGCATAGGTATAACAACATTCATTATGTAAGTTACGCGGCGACTTGCTTCAGCCACTGGTGATCCAGTGACTCCTTCATTGGTTCGAGCGAGCTGAGACGTCTTCTGAGCGCCTCGTTAATGGTGACCTCCTGACACACAGGGAAGAACGTCTGAGCCCATCCCTTCTTGAACGACTCGGCCTCCATCGCTAGCTCGTTaagctcgagctcctgTAATTTGCTTTGCAATTTGAAACTTTCGTACACGTCGTCTCCGATGGATCCACGCTGGTACAGCACATTGACGTACTGCTGGATCTCCTTGAGTTTGATCATTCTGCGGATCGCCTCGGCACCACGCC
The sequence above is a segment of the Ogataea parapolymorpha DL-1 chromosome I, whole genome shotgun sequence genome. Coding sequences within it:
- a CDS encoding Non-essential subunit of Sec63 complex (Sec63p, Sec62p, Sec66p and Sec72p) → MSEESGTPAPSSISIYIPIVYVVVLLTTLVLFSVAHRRKKLSKLVSMKPIFKDNYQREMYLQLKNQTEPKVNDKVLKAALIRRGAEAIRRMIKLKEIQQYVNVLYQRGSIGDDVYESFKLQSKLQELELNELAMEAESFKKGWAQTFFPVCQEVTINEALRRRLSSLEPMKESLDHQWLKQVAA
- a CDS encoding Proteasome maturation factor; its protein translation is MSNPLRLIPGEAHSSRVSVTAFGEPAPSAPGLHDTLRSGEGPLSVSSKINNRHPLESRVQNWDATQREHQLEAYRRIFGAADPIKREMELKLVQDTDFRPAVLGGSSNLHRDILLNKETSIDWEDIYSASDRPPMDFHTEMEKRFGI
- a CDS encoding D-lactate dehydrogenase [cytochrome], mitochondrial; translation: MNLFRQRGPQRLRAVTKTFKRFNSSSQTPSPIPGPKKDRSSFLRSGGLFLLGSILGAAYVSVKVGGNVPEFMFPQSSTSKLRDMLAPAYGDAEDALKELTDVLGPSKVSRTKTTLDDHSDTFFSTHHAEPDQRPVAVVYPENTEEVSAILKVCHKHKVPVVPFSGGTSLEGQFIPTRKGICIDLGKMNKILELHKDDLDVVVQPAVGWEDLRDYLQDYNLMFGPDPGPGACIGGMIGTSCSGTNAARYGTMKENVVGVTVVLADGTIVKTKKRPKKSSAGYNLTGLFIGSEGTLGIVTEATLKLHVKPRYENVLVVAFPSLVDAANTVAEMVQRAIPANAIELLDENMMHYVNFSGETSSKYDELPTLMLKLGGDSKESTQHVTRAVEQICKQHNRKSFRFAESDEEKFELWNARKVALWSTINYGKQTIDEDIQVWTTDVAVPISRLCQSLQETKDEISKAGLNASIVGHVGDGNYHAVILFKKDQYELTKKLVQGMIDRALLAEGTVTGEHGVGYGKRDYLIEEAGEDAVDLMRKIKMALDPNRILNPDKIFRIDPNDVGGH
- a CDS encoding Dual function protein, which gives rise to MSWDDEDFEYPTASNAQVSESWEDQLEDDEPVLDSWDMDSDDEKAKQEKKPAPKAAPKAAKPVKAGKKKTADKKLLDIDLVDEKTKKEMLKEAELNSDLNNAADLFGGLGVANEHPRAKALAAEQASKASTPKLDKNTPISAHPLFEVETKQDFERLRKAISPALTDLAKKSQLHYSTSLAIDLIRDLCGPMSVENTRKVVSTLNAMITQKVKEERQARLAKTGGTSTGGAGKKKAKGQVNIGSSFKKDNYDDFLPDDDLGDDDFM